From Candidatus Binatia bacterium:
TCTTCACCCGCAGCCCGGAAGTCGTCGCGACCCTCGGGGTCGCGATCTTCGTCCTGCTGGCGCTGTTTCAGCCGGTCAACGGCGTCGTCTTCGCCTCCGACGGTTTTTTGCTCGGCGTCAACGACACGCGCTATCTCATGTGGGCGATGCTCGCCGGCGCGCTCGGCATCTTCGTGCCGGTGGCCTGGCTCTCGCTGCACTTTCAGTGGGGGCTGCTCGGCGTGTGGATCGGACTCAGCCTGCTCATGGCCTGGCGCTTGGCGACAAATCTGCATAGATTTTTCAGCAAGCGGTGGATTTCCAGATTTCCCGCAAAATAATTTGCATTTGAGAAGAGTCCCCCATAAAAGTATTCTAGAACCCTCATGTGCGGCATCTATGGATATGTCTCCTCTCGCGGCGGGATTCAGCCCGAAATATTGCGCCGTATGGGCGACACCCTCCGGCACAGGGGGCCCGACGATGAAGGAGAATGGCTCCAGCATTCAGAAGCGCGTGCCGTCGCGCTGGGTCACAAGAGACTCAGCATCATCGATCTTACTTCCGCCGCCAAGCAACCCATATCCGACGAGGACGGCAAAATCTGGCTCACTTACAATGGAGAGATCTATAACTTTCGGGAACTCAGGAGCGAGTTGGCGGCCAAAGGGCATATCTTTAAGTCGACTTCCGACGGCGAAATTATCGTCCACCTTTATGAAGAGATGGGCGCGGCATGTCTGGAGAGGCTCAAGGGCATGTTTGCCTTCGCTCTGTGGGACGAGACTCAACAAACGCTTTTTCTGGCGCGCGACCGGATCGGGAAAAAGCCGCTCCATTACGCCATTTACGACGGCGGAATCGCCTTCGCTTCGGAGATCAAGGCGCTTCTGAAGCATCCTGAGGTGGTTAAAGAAATAGACCTCAGCGCTCTCAACAAATATCTGACTTTCGAATACGTGCCCGCCCCTGCTACGATCTTTAAGTCGATTAAAAAGCTCGAGCCCGGCCATTGCCTTTCTTACCAAAACGGAAAGAGCGAAATAAAAAAATATTGGGACATTCCTCTCGCGGATTACCCGATCGGCTTTAAGACCGAAGATGAATATGCGGAGGAGCTTAGAGACATTCTAGAAAGAGCGGTCAGGTCGAGACTCGTGGCCGATGTCCCTGTCGGCGTCTTCCTGAGCGGGGGTATCGACTCCGGTCTCGTGGCCGCGCTCGCGGCGAAGGCCGACAGAAAAATCGAATGCTTTTCCATCGGCTTCGATGAGCCGTCGTTCGATGAGAGCTCACACGCGAAAAGCATCGCCAAGGCGCTCGGCCTCAATCATCGCCTGAAGATCTTCAACACCCGGGAGATGCTGGACAACCTGGATGAGCTTCCTAACTTCCTGGACGAGCCCCTGGCGGACGCCTCGATCCTGCCCTCTTATCTTCTGTCTAAAGTCGCGTCCGAAAGGTTGAAGGTGGCGCTCAGCGGAGACGGCGGCGATGAGCTGTTCGCCGGCTACCCGACGTATCAGGCTCACCGGATCATCACCTATTACGACTTGCTGCCTGAGACATTGAAGAATTCGGTCAAGGCCCTGGCCGCTTGGCTTCCCGTCTCGCACGGCAACATCAGCACCGATTTCAAGATCAAGCAGTTCTTGCGCGGCGCCGGGGTGTCCCCCGAAATCCGGTTCTTTATGTGGATGGGAAGTTTCACCGAGAGCGAGAAGAAGGGGCTTTTAAGCAGCGACCTCAGAGCGGCCCTCGCGCACGAGAATACTTACGAAGACGTCTTCGCTTATATCCGGGAGAGCGGTCTAAACAAAGACCTCGAAAGAATACTTTATCTTTCGATGAAGCTCTATCTCCAGGACGACATCCTCGTCAAGGTCGATCGAGCGGCGATGGCCAACGGCCTGGAGGTGAGATGCCCTCTGCTGGATCAGGAGCTGGTCGAGTTTGCCTGCAGGCTGCCTATGCAGTACAAGCTCCATGGATTGAAGACCAAATATCTGCTGAAAAAAGCCGCCGCGGGCATATTGCCGGACTCCATCATCAACCGAAAGAAGAAAGGCTTTGGCATCCCGATCTCGAAGTGGCTCACGGGCGAACTCAAGAGCTCTATGCTCGACTATCTCGGCGAAGAGAGGATCAGGCGGCAAGGATTCTTTAACTATTCCTCAGTCAAGAGCCTGATCGACGACCATCTGGCAAAAAGAAAAGATAACCGGAAGTTGCTCTGGACGCTCCTGATATTTCAAATTTGGCATGAGCGATTCTTCGAAAGCCACCGCTGAATCGAAGAGCGTCCAGGAAATTTGCTGGCTCGGCGTTTTTGCCGTGCTCTGCTTTTTCGTCCTCTTTCACAATCTCGGAGGAGCGGCGCTGTTCGAACCCGACGAAGGCCGAAACGCCGAAGTCGCGCGCGAGATTCAGCTGCTCCAAGACTGGGTGACGCCTCATTACGATTTCATTCCCTACCTCGACAAGCCGATGTTTTTCTATTGGCTGGTCGCGTTCGCCTATGAGATCTTTGGAGTCTCGGAATGGTCGGCGCGCCTGCCTTCCGCGCTCGCGGCGCTCGGCTGCGTCCTGCTGGTTTATAATCTGGCGCGAACCTCTCTCGGCCTCTGGGGAGGATTGTGGACCGGCCTGATCCTTTTGACCGGCCCGGCGTTCTCCGCGCTCTCGCGCGCCGTCATCTTCGACATGACGCTGACTTTTTTTATCACCGCGTCCCTGTGGTCGTTCTACCGAGGACAGAATGCCGGCGCCAAGTCCAAGAGAGGCTTTTTTCTCCTGATGTATGGAGCCATGGGATGTGCGACGCTGGTGAAAGGCCCGATCGGAGTGATTTTTCCGGGAATGGTGATCGCGCTC
This genomic window contains:
- the asnB gene encoding asparagine synthase (glutamine-hydrolyzing), giving the protein MCGIYGYVSSRGGIQPEILRRMGDTLRHRGPDDEGEWLQHSEARAVALGHKRLSIIDLTSAAKQPISDEDGKIWLTYNGEIYNFRELRSELAAKGHIFKSTSDGEIIVHLYEEMGAACLERLKGMFAFALWDETQQTLFLARDRIGKKPLHYAIYDGGIAFASEIKALLKHPEVVKEIDLSALNKYLTFEYVPAPATIFKSIKKLEPGHCLSYQNGKSEIKKYWDIPLADYPIGFKTEDEYAEELRDILERAVRSRLVADVPVGVFLSGGIDSGLVAALAAKADRKIECFSIGFDEPSFDESSHAKSIAKALGLNHRLKIFNTREMLDNLDELPNFLDEPLADASILPSYLLSKVASERLKVALSGDGGDELFAGYPTYQAHRIITYYDLLPETLKNSVKALAAWLPVSHGNISTDFKIKQFLRGAGVSPEIRFFMWMGSFTESEKKGLLSSDLRAALAHENTYEDVFAYIRESGLNKDLERILYLSMKLYLQDDILVKVDRAAMANGLEVRCPLLDQELVEFACRLPMQYKLHGLKTKYLLKKAAAGILPDSIINRKKKGFGIPISKWLTGELKSSMLDYLGEERIRRQGFFNYSSVKSLIDDHLAKRKDNRKLLWTLLIFQIWHERFFESHR